One Apodemus sylvaticus chromosome 16, mApoSyl1.1, whole genome shotgun sequence genomic region harbors:
- the Fbxo4 gene encoding F-box only protein 4 isoform X1, with the protein MAGSEPRGAGSPPPASDWGRLEAAILSGWRTFWHSVGKERATPTASRKEAAEETSALTRLPIDVQLYILSFLSPHDLCQLGSTDHYWNETVRDPILWRYFLLRDLPSWSSVDWKSLPDLEILKKPISEVTDSKCFDYMEVYKMCCPYGRRALKASRPMYGAVTSFLHSLIIQNEPRFAMFGPGLEELDTSLVLSLMSSEDLCPTAGLPHRQIDGIGSGLNFQLSNQHKFNILILYSTTRKERDRAREAHTSTVNKMFSLQSEGAEQQRSRYSVIPQIQKVCEVVDGFIYVANAEAHRPLNSLGHEWQDELSRIMAMTDPAFGSSGRPMLVLACISQADVKRMPCFYLAHELRLSHLNHPWMVQDTEAETLTGFLNGIEWILEEVESKRAK; encoded by the exons ATGGCTGGAAGCGAGCCCCGCGGAGCCGGCTCCCCGCCGCCCGCCAGCGACTGGGGCCGCCTGGAGGCCGCCATCCTGAGCGGCTGGAGGACCTTCTGGCATTCGGTGGGCAAGGAGCGGGCGACGCCCACGGCCTCCCGGAAGGAGGCGGCGGAGGAGACGAGCGCGCTGACGCGGCTGCCG ATCGATGTACAGCTCTATATCTTGTCATTTCTTTCACCCCACGATCTGTGCCAGTTGGGAAGTACAGATCATTACTGGAATGAAACTGTAAGAGACCCGATTCTCTGGAGATACTTTCTGTTGCGGGATCTCCCTTCTTGGTCTTCTGTGGATTGGAAGTCACTTCCAGACCTAGAGATCTTAAAAAAGCCCATATCTGAGGTCACTGACAGCAAATGTTTTGATTACATGGAGGT TTATAAAATGTGCTGTCCATATGGGAGAAGAGCCTTGAAAGCCAGCCGTCCTATGTACGGAGCGGTTACCTCTTTCTTACACTCACTGATTATTCAGAATGAACCCCGGTTTGCTATGTTTGGACCAGGTTTGGAAGAACTGGACACATCCTTGGTGTTGAGTTTGATGTCTTCTGAGGACCTTTGCCCAACTGCTGGCTTACCTCACAGACAGATCGATG GTATTGGATCTGGACTCAATTTCCAGTTGAGCAATCAGCATAAATTCAACATCCTGATATTATATTCGACTACGAG aaaggaaagagacagGGCAAGGGAGGCGCACACCAGCACCGTTAACAAGATGTTCAGCCTCCAGAGTGAGGGTGCCGAGCAGCAGAGGAGCCGCTACAGTGTGATCCCACAGATCCAGAAAGTGTGTGAAGTCGTTGACGGGTTCATCTATGTGGCGAACGCTGAAGCTCACCGAC CTTTAAATTCCTTAGGTCATGAATGGCAGGATGAACTCTCTCGCATTATGGCCATGACAGACCCAGCTTTCGGATCTTCAGGAAGACCCATGCTGGTTTTAGCCTGTATTTCTCAAGCAGATGTAAAAAGAATGCCTTGTTTTTACTTAGCTCACGAGCTGCGCCTCAGTCATCTAAACCACCCATGGATG GTCCAGGATACGGAGGCTGAAACTCTGACTGGTTTTTTGAATGGCATTGAGTGGATTCTTGAAGAAGTAGAATCTAAGCGTGCGAAATGA
- the Fbxo4 gene encoding F-box only protein 4 isoform X2: MAGSEPRGAGSPPPASDWGRLEAAILSGWRTFWHSVGKERATPTASRKEAAEETSALTRLPIDVQLYILSFLSPHDLCQLGSTDHYWNETVRDPILWRYFLLRDLPSWSSVDWKSLPDLEILKKPISEVTDSKCFDYMEVYKMCCPYGRRALKASRPMYGAVTSFLHSLIIQNEPRFAMFGPGLEELDTSLVLSLMSSEDLCPTAGLPHRQIDGIGSGLNFQLSNQHKFNILILYSTTRKERDRAREAHTSTVNKMFSLQSEGAEQQRSRYSVIPQIQKVCEVVDGFIYVANAEAHRRHEWQDELSRIMAMTDPAFGSSGRPMLVLACISQADVKRMPCFYLAHELRLSHLNHPWMVQDTEAETLTGFLNGIEWILEEVESKRAK; this comes from the exons ATGGCTGGAAGCGAGCCCCGCGGAGCCGGCTCCCCGCCGCCCGCCAGCGACTGGGGCCGCCTGGAGGCCGCCATCCTGAGCGGCTGGAGGACCTTCTGGCATTCGGTGGGCAAGGAGCGGGCGACGCCCACGGCCTCCCGGAAGGAGGCGGCGGAGGAGACGAGCGCGCTGACGCGGCTGCCG ATCGATGTACAGCTCTATATCTTGTCATTTCTTTCACCCCACGATCTGTGCCAGTTGGGAAGTACAGATCATTACTGGAATGAAACTGTAAGAGACCCGATTCTCTGGAGATACTTTCTGTTGCGGGATCTCCCTTCTTGGTCTTCTGTGGATTGGAAGTCACTTCCAGACCTAGAGATCTTAAAAAAGCCCATATCTGAGGTCACTGACAGCAAATGTTTTGATTACATGGAGGT TTATAAAATGTGCTGTCCATATGGGAGAAGAGCCTTGAAAGCCAGCCGTCCTATGTACGGAGCGGTTACCTCTTTCTTACACTCACTGATTATTCAGAATGAACCCCGGTTTGCTATGTTTGGACCAGGTTTGGAAGAACTGGACACATCCTTGGTGTTGAGTTTGATGTCTTCTGAGGACCTTTGCCCAACTGCTGGCTTACCTCACAGACAGATCGATG GTATTGGATCTGGACTCAATTTCCAGTTGAGCAATCAGCATAAATTCAACATCCTGATATTATATTCGACTACGAG aaaggaaagagacagGGCAAGGGAGGCGCACACCAGCACCGTTAACAAGATGTTCAGCCTCCAGAGTGAGGGTGCCGAGCAGCAGAGGAGCCGCTACAGTGTGATCCCACAGATCCAGAAAGTGTGTGAAGTCGTTGACGGGTTCATCTATGTGGCGAACGCTGAAGCTCACCGAC GTCATGAATGGCAGGATGAACTCTCTCGCATTATGGCCATGACAGACCCAGCTTTCGGATCTTCAGGAAGACCCATGCTGGTTTTAGCCTGTATTTCTCAAGCAGATGTAAAAAGAATGCCTTGTTTTTACTTAGCTCACGAGCTGCGCCTCAGTCATCTAAACCACCCATGGATG GTCCAGGATACGGAGGCTGAAACTCTGACTGGTTTTTTGAATGGCATTGAGTGGATTCTTGAAGAAGTAGAATCTAAGCGTGCGAAATGA